The Jaculus jaculus isolate mJacJac1 chromosome 1, mJacJac1.mat.Y.cur, whole genome shotgun sequence nucleotide sequence TCCAGCTCTGTCACCTTGGCCTTGTGTTCCTCCAGGATTTGGCTGAACTGGGCCTTGAGCTCAAAGTAGGGACGGCTCTTGCCAATGGCTCGCCGGAGGGTCTTCTGCAGGGCTTGGACCCGAGCCTCCGCCTGCTGGCACAGCCGTGTCACTCGCTGATGCTCCCGCTCTCCTCGAAGCCGCTCCTCCTCGGCCTCGTTCACCTTACAGGTAGCATGGTTGAGCATCTCCTGCCAGGTTGGGTCCAGGCGGTTCTTGTCAGCCATGACTCCCTGTTCAGCCACGAACACCATCTCGCGGGCGGCGTTGTGCATGCTCACGGCCCGCTCGTACCTCAGCGCTGCCTTCTGTGTTTCTTGCTGGGCCTCCTTAGCCAGTCGTCGGGCTTCGTAGTAGGGCCGGGCCTTCTCAATACAACTCCCCAGGTGGGAGCCCTGCGTGTTGAGCTTCCTTGCTGACTCCTGAAGGATCCTCCGATAGGTAGTCCTGGCCTCGTCTAGCTGCAGCTCCACCTGGTTGATCTCCGCACTGGCCTGGTTCAGGTGCTCCAGCTCCTCCTGTATTCTAGGATCcagttcttcctcctcccttggaGACAATTTGGACTCACTGctgccacctccacctcctccaggcTCCTCTGCGACTGGGCTCCTAGGGACTTCATCCTCTACCACCTCTGGCCGCAGTTCCCCTTGTGGGGTCTCTCGTCCTCCTGGAGCCTTTCTGAAATCAGCCATACTGGCCGGGAAAGGGCAGAGCCCTATGCACAAGAGAGGACTGACATGCTGAGACCAGGGCCCCAGCTTGAGGCTTCGTGGGCTCTGGATGGCAAGGAGCAGGGTGTCTGTTCTCAAAAGGCAGGAaaaggtgtggggaggggggcaCACAGGAAAAAAACCTCACACTCGGTTAGAGGCAGAGGCTCAAACTGCCAGTGAGGTTCCTGGAACTAAAGCCTGGTCTGTGCGGAAGTTCTCCCCTCCCCACTGGGAGTCCACGAAGAGGGGTCAGGAGCAACAGCTCCAAGGCAAGGAGCAAGGGGGGCCTGGATCCTGGGCCGAGGCCTGCAAAGAGGAGCACCATTCGGGAGGGTGgaggcagggcctccaggctgcagtggcagatggagagagagaaggcttgGTCCAAGCAGAGGCTTGGGGATGAGCCTCCCTGGGGAGCTCAGTTTACCTTTCCG carries:
- the LOC123457746 gene encoding SH3 domain-binding protein 5-like; this encodes MADFRKAPGGRETPQGELRPEVVEDEVPRSPVAEEPGGGGGGSSESKLSPREEEELDPRIQEELEHLNQASAEINQVELQLDEARTTYRRILQESARKLNTQGSHLGSCIEKARPYYEARRLAKEAQQETQKAALRYERAVSMHNAAREMVFVAEQGVMADKNRLDPTWQEMLNHATCKVNEAEEERLRGEREHQRVTRLCQQAEARVQALQKTLRRAIGKSRPYFELKAQFSQILEEHKAKVTELEQQVAQAKTRYSVALRNLEQISEQIHARRRGLPPHPLGPRRSSPVGAEAGPESMEDGDSGIEGAEGGALEEGGSLGPGPGPDTDTLSLLSLRTVASDLQKCDSVEHLRGLSDHASLDGQELGPQSRGRRGSDGGVRGSRHQRSVSL